From the Thermus brockianus genome, the window GCGAGCTTCTTGCCTTGGCGCAGAGGCTTGCGGCAAATTTGCAGCACTTGGGTCTTCAGAAGGGGGACCGGGTAGCATTGATGCTGCCCAATACGCCCCAGTATGTGATGGCCTACTACGGGGTGTTGATGGCAGGAGGGGTTGTCGTCAACATGAGCCCCCTCTATACATCCCGGGAGATGCGGGCGATCCTTGAGGATACAGAAGCTCGCTTCCTCATCATGATAGACTTCGCCTTTCCCCGCTACCTGGAAATTGAGGCGGAAACCCCTGTAGAGGTGGTGTTCACGGCGGGAATTCAGGATTATCTTCCTCCTCCGCTAAACGTGTTGTACTTGGCAAAGGCCAAACAGGAAGGGATCTGGCAGGAGCTACCGGAACATCCTAAGCGGAAGGATTTCAGTGCTCTTTTACAGGAAGGCAAACCCGCTCCGGTTGAGGTGGCCCCCGATGATCTGGCGCTTTTGCAATATACGGGGGGTACTACGGGATCGCCCAAAGGGGCCATGCTCACCCACAGAAATTTAGTGGCGAACGTATACCAGGTATGGTCGTGGATGGAGGCGGGGCGTCTTAGGCAGGATAAGCTCCGCCTCGAGGAGGGCAACGAGGTGGGGCTATGCGCGGTGCCCTTTTTCCATGTGTACGGGATGACAGTAGCCCTAAACCTCGGCATCAAGGGAGGGGGGAAGCTTATTCTCGTACCCCGGCCCGAACCGAGGGAGCTTGTGGACTACGTGGAGGACCATCGGGTGACGCTTTTCCCGGGAGTGCCCACGATGTATGTGGGTTTTCTTCAGGTGCCTAACCTTGCGAAGCGCGATGTGTCCTCCCTAAAGTTCTGCCTCTCTGGGGCTGCCCCCCTTCCTGTTGAGGTGGCCAAGCACTTTGAAGAGGTTACAGGGGCCAAGCTAGTGGAGGGGTATGGTTTGACGGAGGCAAGCCCCGTTACGCACGCCAATCCCCTTTTTGGGAAACGAAAGGTGGGTTCCATCGGCTTGCCTCTACCTGGGGTGGAAGCCAAGGTGGTGGACGCGGAGGGGAGGGAGTTGCCCCCTGGGGAAGTGGGCGAACTGGTGGTTCGCGGTCCAAACGTCATGAAAGGCTATTGGCGGCGCCCCGAAGAAACGGCCCAGGTGTTGCGGGATGGGTGGCTTTATACGGGGGATATGGCCCGGATGGACGAAGAGGGTTATTTCTACATCGTAGACCGCAAAAAGGACCTAATCATCGCTGGGGGCTACAACATTTATCCCAGGGAAGTGGAGGAAGTCCTCTATATGCACCCGGGTGTCTTGGAGGCTGCGGTTGTGGGGGTGCCTGATCCTTACCGGGGGGAAACGGTCAAGGCCTTCGTGGTCTTGAAGCCAGAAGCGCGTGGACAGGTTGGGGAGGAGGATTTGGAAGCATTCTGCCGCAAGCATTTGGCAGCCTACAAGGTGCCCAGAATATGGGAGTTCCGGGAGGAGTTGCCGAAGAGCTTGGTTGGAAAGGTCCTTCGGCGGGTGTTGCGGGATGAGGCCGGGAGTGGAGGTGGATCGTGAGGGGGTGGCGTGCTTACGTTTGGGTGCTTTTGGGTGTGTTGCTGGGAGCGTGTGGCCTTCCGAGCCCCGAGCAGGCTAGGAGGAACTTAGCCCCCGAAACCCCACTTACGCCAGAGTACCGGGATATTCCTCTGGCGAGGATTCAGCTAGACGTTTGGGATCTCTACGATCTTCTTTTTGGTGAAAGCCCTAACGTGCGCCTGTTTACGGTAAGCGGGGATCAGGCAAGGGGCCGTATCCAGCAAGGGGATATGGGCTTGGAGATTGGTGTTCCCAATTTTGACTTGGGGTTTTTCGTTTCCGCGCTAGAGCTTAATCGGGAAGTTCGGAAGGAGATCACCCTTCCCCGGATTATCGGCGTGAATGCCGCCCTGCAGAGCTTGCTCCAGCAGGCGCAACTTCCCGAGGCGTATCTTTTCCAAACGCTTACGCTTACCCTGCCTAGGGGGTACGTTCGGGCTAAGGATATCGCTGTGTGTACGCAGGGAGCCAACAGCCAGTGCACTGGGGATTTGGTGCCGGTTAACGGTGGGAGCACGGAATACCGGTTTGAAACAGGGCAACCGGTGGACGTGGTGGCGGAGGCGAGCGCTTTGCTCAATGCCTTGGGCGTGGCTGTGTTTTCGGGCGAGGTACGCGTAGACCTTAGGTTGACGCCGTTGGCGGATCTGGGGGACCTCCTGAGGTATGTTGGACAGGAAGGCTGCAGCGTGTTAGGCTGCAACATTAGGCAAGCCGTTAGCCAGGCGCGGGTGTTGGCCCCCTTCGGAGCTAAATCTTTAAGTCCTTTTGTTGTTACCACAAAGGCACTCGCTTCGCCATTAGGGGCACTCCCCGGAGGTACTGTGGAAGAGCTCAAGCGGTATACAGAAACACTTGGGCTTACCTTGGAGTTGGAATCTGAGCTCCCCACAGAGGTTTTGGGCGTAACCTTGTGGGCTGGAACGGGGAGTGAGCCTCGGTTTGACACGCCTTTGCCGGGGGATTTCGTCTATACGGTCTCCGATCCCATACCCGCTCCTCAGGTGGATGCGGATGGGCGTTCACAGGGTGTAGCCCGTAAGACGATTACGGTGGAGTTGCCTCAGGAGGAAGCCAGGCGGTTCTTGGGGCTTCTGGGTCAAGAGAACGTTCACGTAGCGGCGCGCTTGCGCCTGCAGGGCCCTGCAGGTAGCCAGGGGGTCTTCCGGTTTAAGGCGCAAGATCAGCTACGCATTTTTGCCAAGGGCACGGCTAGGTTGCGTATCGGGAGGTGAGGGATGCGTGGCGTTGTCTTGGTTGCGGGTGTTTGCTTGGTCTTAGGGTGGGGAGCCCTTGGTCAGCCTGCTTTGTACCCGGAAGGTCCCCAGGCGCTACCCTTGGAGGGAGGCCTGGAGATCGCCCTTCCGAACGTAGGGTTGGAGGTGGACAACAATACCCTGACCCTTGCCGACTTAATTAACGTAGGTGCCCTGTTGCGTGACCCCCAACCCACGGATATCCTCCTCTTGGCAGCTAAGGTGCCCAGGGGTACGGACTCGGTGGCGACGTTGCGTGGCCTGGGCCAGGTGTTTGCTGTGGCCTGGCCTTTTGGGGTAGACCCCTTAACGGGTTCCGCGGCCTTTACCTTGGGACTTTCCTACGGGATTGAAGCTCGAGGTCGGCTTAACATTGGCAAAGATTTAGTATCCCTGGCGCAGGATGGAGCGCAACCGGGTGATGTGCTCGTTTTGGACGGCACCAAGGGCACAGGAGCGGTATTTGATCGGCTGACGCTTCAGGCGGCATTGCCACTCTTGGATGGGCTGGTTGTGGCCGGTGCAGAACTATCGGTGCTTTACGCCCGTTTCCTAGCCCATGCTGGTCTGGGAGGTAGTCTTTACTACGATGCCAATGGTTACGATGGGGGTGTAAGCCTCGAGGCGGTGGAGGGTGGTGGGGGGTTTGGGTATCAGCTCGGTTTTGGCGTACAGACCCGTCTGCCTACCCTAGGGGCAGGAATTCGCTTCCGGGTTTTGGGTCAACTCAGCTATACTGGGGACCGTAGAACGGTAAGCGTGCAGGCCACCGATGCGGCGGCTTTGGACATTGTGGAATGCCTTCGCAATGGCACAGGCAATACTCAGGTGAGTTGCGTTTCGCAAACAACCCAGATGGCTGGGTCATTGCCTTTGCCCACAGAAATAGATGCCTATGCGTATTATCCCATTTTCCTGGGACAGGGTGAGCCGTTATTCCTTCTGGCTCGGGCGCGTGGGGTATTTGGGGGCTTTCTGGACGAAGGGTGGCGTTTAGGTGTGGGCGCCTCGTACCGGTTGTTCACCCAGGTGCCCTTGGGGGTGGAGCTAGGAATTGGGGGTCCTTCGGGCTTCTCGGTCGGTTTTAGGGTGGGGTTGGAGTTGCCAGGAGCAGAGCTCCGTTTCGGTCTGGCGCAACGGGGGGGCTTCCTGCTGGGCGCGAAGGGTGCGGAGTTCCGGCTTGCGGCGGTGTTGAAGTAGGGGGGATTACCATGGTGGACTCGGTGCGACGGTACCGCTTATCGGAGGAGGAGCGCAGGCGGCTGAAGCGGGAACTAGAGGCTAAGGCGAAGGCGATTACGCCTCGAGCCCGCATGCGAACCGTGGTAAGCACCATGGCCCGCTATGGATTGTCCCAGCTCCTTGCAGGGGGGCTACCGCGGTCTGAGGAAGGGTGGCGGGCACTGGGGCGTAGGGTAAAGCAGGCCTTTCAGGAGCTTGGCCCCACGTACATCAAGTTGGGACAAGTGTTGGTTACCCGGCAGGAGCTCTTTCCCGACCCATTTACGGACGAGCTTAAAACTCTCCTAGACGAGGTTCCTCCCATGCCCTTTCCCTACATTGCTTTGGTTTTGGAGGAGGAGCTCCCCGAGGGATTGGAGACGTTTAACTGGATTGATCCTCAACCCCTTGCATCGGCTTCTGTGGCTCAGGTGTATCGGGCGGAGTTGCGGGATGGCCGTGCGTGTGCGGTTAAGGTGGTACGCCCATTGGTGGACCTTTTGTTCCAAACCGACATTGGCGTGATAAAGCGCATCGCCTCCCGGGTTCAACGGCTTTTGCCTCCCCCCATCGCTGCTTCTTTGGATTTGCCCGGTATATTGGAAGATTACTATTCTAGCGCCCTGTCAGAGTTGGACATGCGTCTTGAAGCGCGCAACACCGAAGAGGGGCGCCGAATGGCGGAAGAGTTTGCCACCCTGGCTGTACCGGAAGTGTACCTGGCCACCCAACGGGTGCTCGTAATGGAGTTTGTAGACGGGTGGAACTTAAAGGATTTTCCGGTAGATTTCTTTACTTTTGAAGAGCGTCTTGAGATCATGTTGGATTTAGCCCACATTTACATAAAAACCTTCCTTGAGGGCTTGTATCACGCCGATCCCCATGGCGGGAACCTGATGATTCACCGGCATAACCGCAAGTGCTACATCATTGACTGGGGAATGATGGGTCGCATGGATGCTACGCATATAGAGGCGATTTTTCGTACGTTGCTTCATGTGCGGTCGGGTCAAGCGAAAGACGCTGCCGAAACGATCATGGAGGTTTACGAACCCACCGCCTTTACGGATCGGGGGAGGCTGCGGGATCAGCTTCGGGCTTTGGGAATCCATTACGTCAACACGGAGCAGGGAAGTTTGCGAAATTGGGGTGATTTTCTGATTCGGTCTATAAAAATTGCCTTTCAAAATCACTGCCGCATCCCTTCGGGTCTTGCCTTGTGGGCGAAAGGATGGTCTGCGGCAGAAGGTACGGCGCGCTGGCTTTGCCCGGAGATTAGCTTCCACCATGTGGTGGAGTCTGCGGACATACGGATTATAGAGAGCTGGCTTAAGCGTCGGTTCAATTATCGCACCAATGCGAGCTTTTTGGCAGAAGGATTGGAATTTTTAGCTACGTTTCCCCGAAGGGTTAAGGAGGTTCTGGAAAACTTAGCCTGGAATGAGTTTAGGTTAGTTCTTGAGGGGCGGCTAGCCCACGATCAAGAGCGTCTGATGTCCCGGTTGGTTAACCGGCTCTCGCTGGGTATGTTGGCGAGCGGTCTCTTTCTCGGGGGGTCCATTCTCCTGGCATTTGGTGGGGATTCTCCCCATGACCCCTTCATTATGCGGCTTGCAGGGCAGGTGGGGCTTTGGGGCGGCCTGATCCTTTCGGGGTACCTGGCGTATAGGGTTGTGCGGCAGCGCATTTAGGGGGTATTGAATGGAGAAGAGCGATTTGAGCCTCGAGGAACGCATACGCGCCTTTTACAAACAAAGCGGTGGGCCGCTGAACCCCAGGATTCCGGAACTCATAGAGCGGCATCTCCTTTACGGAAAGGATCACGGTCCCCCTGGACGCCGGGAGACGTTAGCGGATGCCATCATGCGTTGGCTGATGGAGGATCCCAGTATGCGCCTGGTGGCGGAGTGGTACATGCGCCGGCAGATGCGGCAGAACTCGTTGGAAAAGCGGTTAGGACAAGTAGAGAAGGAGTTGGGAGCGTTGCGTGAGGAG encodes:
- a CDS encoding long-chain-fatty-acid--CoA ligase, which gives rise to MTRAQEKPWLKFYDPGVPWQLEYPEVPLYALLEESARKWHSKEALFFYGTRVTYGELLALAQRLAANLQHLGLQKGDRVALMLPNTPQYVMAYYGVLMAGGVVVNMSPLYTSREMRAILEDTEARFLIMIDFAFPRYLEIEAETPVEVVFTAGIQDYLPPPLNVLYLAKAKQEGIWQELPEHPKRKDFSALLQEGKPAPVEVAPDDLALLQYTGGTTGSPKGAMLTHRNLVANVYQVWSWMEAGRLRQDKLRLEEGNEVGLCAVPFFHVYGMTVALNLGIKGGGKLILVPRPEPRELVDYVEDHRVTLFPGVPTMYVGFLQVPNLAKRDVSSLKFCLSGAAPLPVEVAKHFEEVTGAKLVEGYGLTEASPVTHANPLFGKRKVGSIGLPLPGVEAKVVDAEGRELPPGEVGELVVRGPNVMKGYWRRPEETAQVLRDGWLYTGDMARMDEEGYFYIVDRKKDLIIAGGYNIYPREVEEVLYMHPGVLEAAVVGVPDPYRGETVKAFVVLKPEARGQVGEEDLEAFCRKHLAAYKVPRIWEFREELPKSLVGKVLRRVLRDEAGSGGGS
- a CDS encoding ABC1 kinase family protein, which gives rise to MARYGLSQLLAGGLPRSEEGWRALGRRVKQAFQELGPTYIKLGQVLVTRQELFPDPFTDELKTLLDEVPPMPFPYIALVLEEELPEGLETFNWIDPQPLASASVAQVYRAELRDGRACAVKVVRPLVDLLFQTDIGVIKRIASRVQRLLPPPIAASLDLPGILEDYYSSALSELDMRLEARNTEEGRRMAEEFATLAVPEVYLATQRVLVMEFVDGWNLKDFPVDFFTFEERLEIMLDLAHIYIKTFLEGLYHADPHGGNLMIHRHNRKCYIIDWGMMGRMDATHIEAIFRTLLHVRSGQAKDAAETIMEVYEPTAFTDRGRLRDQLRALGIHYVNTEQGSLRNWGDFLIRSIKIAFQNHCRIPSGLALWAKGWSAAEGTARWLCPEISFHHVVESADIRIIESWLKRRFNYRTNASFLAEGLEFLATFPRRVKEVLENLAWNEFRLVLEGRLAHDQERLMSRLVNRLSLGMLASGLFLGGSILLAFGGDSPHDPFIMRLAGQVGLWGGLILSGYLAYRVVRQRI